The following coding sequences lie in one Helicoverpa zea isolate HzStark_Cry1AcR chromosome 2, ilHelZeax1.1, whole genome shotgun sequence genomic window:
- the LOC124641216 gene encoding regulating synaptic membrane exocytosis protein 2-like isoform X10, translating into MADMPDLSHLTPEERAIIEGVMMRQRQEEQREHEIMRRKQDEVTVLEQTIRTRNEMHRAAGVELAATCHICLKTKFADGVGHSCHYCRVRCCARCGGKVTLRSNKVIWVCILCRKKQELLSKTGQWIHKSAGQDSMLWRMENDLRGLPPQPDGSFDKRPKLERAHSAAEKENLPLQRSGSALRRQYSQQEQRCYGELEGLARTHPHLVHPRQKAAYGVVETGVTPSTQLLPLTPASHPLLPPRSSSSDDEVPECVSDENDEYRDRGTNNDKSSSESSRSQRQTMLNEKMNKFLSFPLSWQVSADGTRMIGHMVLRKSVVEGSSHSSAAILGLKVVGGKLLPDGTRVAVVEKVKKGSIADLEGQLRIGDEVLQWNGVPLQGRSADEVAAVVADSKHDLHVELVVSRPLTATRTPAVPWRTHKEVYTEVMGGCEKPSVLVTSPGSPDVHSRRRPARYNHHNANVAGRIQLKIYFDVTATQLCVTVVSASGLTPRPDGSPRCPYAKIFLLPDKSEKSKRRTKTLANTLEPRWNQNFIYCGIRITDIKRRTLEVTVWDLNRYGPNDFLGEVLLDLDTIVMNHEPTWYTLKPHEEMGSFSRYREDEADGEHLSPPSTSTSRLSDSDTPSECDLRRHHSLSSLASSSSPPPPHDRMDMEGARSNRRDMSPAGRVRAAGMNRERSGGYSVARSQSAAGVARPARARSKSPRRSLSPPADRDGWRYTVNEDRGDGSRLPTHAYAPRFQSRSATATPTTSPKKRQLPQIPHHQGGQRAVRAQVSADLEERKWIAPHHIGATLTYRSTPQGWERHYAGLSDSELAARSGGGAGAGGWAPRRRLSPDNAAQDSDLESVASVTSSAFSTQSERPRPTRMLSNDYGGRENGRGNGSNQQQQPLERRESRRGQFTRSLSNADVPPDEKAGVTFNKDGSLSDTALGGAGELEPASDDVLLKAEPRDYFGPGMGKKSNSTSQLSATGRKRRLGFGKRGKNSFTVQRSEEVVPGEMRGGMGGVSRASSASSENDEDRWSPGMRGSGSDGGGLSDFIDGLGPGQLVGRQLLGAPTQGDVQLSMCYQKGFLEVEVIRARGLVSQPGRRALPAPYIKVYLVSGKRCIAKAKTSTARRTLDPLYQQTLTFRENFKGCVLQVTVWGDYGRIEGKKVFMGVAQIMLDDLNLSNIVIGWYKLFGTTSL; encoded by the exons ATGGCCGACATGCCGGACCTCTCGCACCTCACGCCCGAGGAGCGCGCCATCATCGAAGGCGTCATGATGCGACAGCGCCAGGAGGAGCAGCGCGAGCACGAGATCATGAG ACGTAAGCAAGATGAAGTCACAGTGCTGGAGCAGACGATCCGGACTCGCAATGAGATGCACCGCGCCGCCGGCGTAGAGCTCGCAGCCACCTGCCACATCTGCCTCAAGACTAAGTTCGCGGACGGCGTCGGCCACTCGTGCCATTACTGCCGAGTGAGGTGCTGCGCTCGGTGCGGGGGCAAAGTTACTCTCCGTTCTAACAag GTTATTTGGGTATGTATACTGTGCCGTAAGAAACAAGAGTTATTATCAAAAACTGGACAATGGATCCACAAAAGTGCTGGCCAGGACTCAATGTTATGGCGTATGGAAAATGATCTAAGAGGTCTGCCACCACAGCCAGACGGATCATTTGATAAAAGACCAAAACTAGAACGGGCACACAGCGCCGCAGAGAAAGAAAATCTGCCACTTCAGAGATCTGGCAGCGCTCTCCGTCGCCAGTACAGTCAACAAGAGCAAAGGTGTTACGGTGAACTTGAAGGATTGGCTAGAACTCATCCGCATCTAGTACACCCGAGACAAAAGGCTGCATACGGGGTGGTCGAGACGGGGGTAACTCCCTCCACCCAGTTGTTGCCGCTCACGCCAGCGTCACACCCCCTCCTCCCGCCTCGGTCTTCCTCTTCGGATGACGAAGTTCCCGAGTGTGTTTCCGACGAAAACGACGAGTATCGTGATCGCG GTACAAATAATGATAAGAGCAGTTCCGAGAGTTCCAGAAGCCAGCGTCAGACGATGTTAAACGAGAAAATGAATAAATTCTTATCG TTCCCGCTGAGCTGGCAGGTGTCCGCGGACGGCACTCGCATGATCGGTCACATGGTGCTCCGGAAGAGCGTCGTGGAAGGGAGCTCACACTCTTCAGCGGCTATCCTCGGTCTGAAGGTGGTGGGAGGGAAACTGCTCCCGGACGGCACGAGGGTCGCGGTGGTGGAAAAGGTCAAAAAAGGTTCCATTGCTGACTTAGAAGGACAGCTTAGAATAG GTGACGAGGTCCTGCAATGGAACGGGGTGCCTCTCCAAGGGCGGAGCGCGGACGAGGTGGCGGCGGTTGTAGCTGACAGTAAGCACGACTTGCACGTGGAGTTAGTGGTATCCCGGCCGCTGACTGCCACGCGCACACCCGCTGTGCCGTGGAGAACACACAAAG AAGTATACACGGAAGTGATGGGGGGTTGCGAGAAGCCCAGCGTCCTGGTGACGTCACCGGGCTCCCCTGACGTGCACTCGCGGCGCCGACCCGCTAGATACAACCACCATAACGCTAATGTTGCTGGACGCATTCAG CTGAAAATATACTTCGACGTGACCGCAACGCAGCTGTGTGTCACCGTAGTATCAGCGAGCGGACTCACACCTCGGCCCGACGGTTCCCCTAGATGCCCTTATGCTAAAATATTCCTACTGCCCGATAAAAGCGAGAAGAGCAAGCGAAGAACGAAAACCTTAGCCAACACATTAGAACCGCGATGGaatcaaaactttatttattgcgGCATTCGAATTACCGACATAAAGAGAAGAACTTTGGAG GTTACCGTGTGGGATTTAAATCGTTACGGCCCAAACGATTTTCTCGGCGAAGTCCTTCTGGATTTAGACACCATTGTAATGAACCATGAACCTACATGGTATACGTTGAAACCACACGAGGAGATGGGAAGCTTTAGC AGATACCGCGAAGACGAGGCAGACGGCGAGCACCTGTCCCCGCCGTCGACGTCGACGTCACGGCTGTCGGACTCCGACACGCCGAGCGAGTGCGACCTGCGGCGCCACCACTCGCTGTCCAGCCTCGCGTCCAGCTCCAGTCCGCCGCCGCCGCATGAT CGCATGGACATGGAGGGAGCGAGATCCAACCGACGCGACATGTCGCCGGCGGGCCGGGTTCGCGCTGCCGGGATGAACAGAGAACGC AGCGGCGGGTACAGCGTGGCGCGCTCGCAGTCGGCGGCGGGCGTGGCGCGGCCGGCGCGGGCTCGCAGCAAGTCGCCGCGCCGCTCGCTGTCGCCGCCCGCCGACCGCGACGGCTGGCGCTACACAG TGAACGAGGACCGGGGAGACGGGTCGCGGTTACCGACGCACGCGTACGCGCCGCGCTTCCAGTCGCGCTCAGCCACGGCCACGCCCACCACCAGTCCCAAGAAACGTCAACTACCACAAATACCTCATCACCAG GGTGGGCAGAGAGCAGTACGCGCGCAAGTGTCGGCCGACCTGGAGGAACGTAAGTGGATCGCCCCGCATCACATTGGCGCCACACTCACCTACCGCAGCACGCCACAAG GGTGGGAAAGACATTACGCAGGACTGTCGGACTCCGAGCTGGCAGCGCGGAGCGGCGGAGGTGCGGGCGCAGGCGGCTGGGCCCCGCGGCGGCGCCTGTCGCCCGACAACGCCGCGCAGGACTCCGACCTCGAGTCCGTCGCGTCCGTCACCTCCAGCGCCTTCAGCACGCAGTCCGAACGACCTCGCCCTACCAGAATGCTCAG TAATGACTATGGTGGACGGGAGAACGGACGCGGCAATGGTAGCAATCAACAGCAACAACCCCTAGAAAGACGAGAATCACGTCGGGGTCAATTTACTCGGAGTCTGAGTAACGCAGATGTACCACCGGATGAAAAAGCGG GTGTAACTTTTAACAAAGATGGCAGCCTCAGCGATACTGCTCTCGGCGGGGCGGGTGAATTGGAACCTGCTAGTGACGACGTATTACTGAAAGCGGAACCTCGCGACTACTTCGGCCCTGGTATGGGCAAGAAAAGCAATTCCACTTCGCAACTATCAGCGACAG GACGAAAACGGAGGTTAGGTTTTGGTAAACGTGGGAAAAATTCGTTTACGGTGCAACGGAGCGAGGAAGTGGTCCCTGGCGAAATGCGCGGAGGCATGGGTGGTGTATCGCGGGCCTCCTCAGCCTCCAGCGAGAACGACGAAGACAG ATGGTCTCCTGGTATGAGAGGCTCTGGTTCGGACGGAGGCGGCTTGTCAGACTTTATCGACGGCTTAGGCCCAGGACAACTGGTCGGCAGACAGTTACTCGGCGCGCCGACGCAGGGTGACGTGCAACTGTCTATGTGTTACCAGAAAGGATTTCTCGAG GTGGAGGTAATCCGTGCTCGTGGTCTGGTATCTCAGCCGGGCAGACGGGCCCTACCTGCGCCGTACATTAAAGTGTACCTAGTGAGCGGTAAGCGCTGCATCGCCAAGGCAAAGACGAGCACGGCGCGCCGCACACTCGACCCACTTTATCAACAAACGCTAACCTTTAGAGAAAACTTTAAAGGTTGCGTATTACAG GTGACCGTGTGGGGCGACTATGGACGCATAGAGGGTAAAAAGGTGTTTATGGGCGTGGCTCAAATCATGCTCGATGACCTTAACCTCTCTAACATCGTCATAGGATGGTACAAACTCTTCGGAACTACTTCATTG taa
- the LOC124641216 gene encoding regulating synaptic membrane exocytosis protein 2-like isoform X12, producing MADMPDLSHLTPEERAIIEGVMMRQRQEEQREHEIMRRKQDEVTVLEQTIRTRNEMHRAAGVELAATCHICLKTKFADGVGHSCHYCRVRCCARCGGKVTLRSNKVIWVCILCRKKQELLSKTGQWIHKSAGQDSMLWRMENDLRGLPPQPDGSFDKRPKLERAHSAAEKENLPLQRSGSALRRQYSQQEQRCYGELEGLARTHPHLVHPRQKAAYGVVETGVTPSTQLLPLTPASHPLLPPRSSSSDDEVPECVSDENDEYRDRGTNNDKSSSESSRSQRQTMLNEKMNKFLSFPLSWQVSADGTRMIGHMVLRKSVVEGSSHSSAAILGLKVVGGKLLPDGTRVAVVEKVKKGSIADLEGQLRIGDEVLQWNGVPLQGRSADEVAAVVADSKHDLHVELVVSRPLTATRTPAVPWRTHKVYTEVMGGCEKPSVLVTSPGSPDVHSRRRPARYNHHNANVAGRIQLKIYFDVTATQLCVTVVSASGLTPRPDGSPRCPYAKIFLLPDKSEKSKRRTKTLANTLEPRWNQNFIYCGIRITDIKRRTLEVTVWDLNRYGPNDFLGEVLLDLDTIVMNHEPTWYTLKPHEEMGSFSRYREDEADGEHLSPPSTSTSRLSDSDTPSECDLRRHHSLSSLASSSSPPPPHDRMDMEGARSNRRDMSPAGRVRAAGMNRERSGGYSVARSQSAAGVARPARARSKSPRRSLSPPADRDGWRYTVNEDRGDGSRLPTHAYAPRFQSRSATATPTTSPKKRQLPQIPHHQGGQRAVRAQVSADLEERKWIAPHHIGATLTYRSTPQGWERHYAGLSDSELAARSGGGAGAGGWAPRRRLSPDNAAQDSDLESVASVTSSAFSTQSERPRPTRMLSNDYGGRENGRGNGSNQQQQPLERRESRRGQFTRSLSNADVPPDEKADGSLSDTALGGAGELEPASDDVLLKAEPRDYFGPGMGKKSNSTSQLSATGRKRRLGFGKRGKNSFTVQRSEEVVPGEMRGGMGGVSRASSASSENDEDRWSPGMRGSGSDGGGLSDFIDGLGPGQLVGRQLLGAPTQGDVQLSMCYQKGFLEVEVIRARGLVSQPGRRALPAPYIKVYLVSGKRCIAKAKTSTARRTLDPLYQQTLTFRENFKGCVLQVTVWGDYGRIEGKKVFMGVAQIMLDDLNLSNIVIGWYKLFGTTSL from the exons ATGGCCGACATGCCGGACCTCTCGCACCTCACGCCCGAGGAGCGCGCCATCATCGAAGGCGTCATGATGCGACAGCGCCAGGAGGAGCAGCGCGAGCACGAGATCATGAG ACGTAAGCAAGATGAAGTCACAGTGCTGGAGCAGACGATCCGGACTCGCAATGAGATGCACCGCGCCGCCGGCGTAGAGCTCGCAGCCACCTGCCACATCTGCCTCAAGACTAAGTTCGCGGACGGCGTCGGCCACTCGTGCCATTACTGCCGAGTGAGGTGCTGCGCTCGGTGCGGGGGCAAAGTTACTCTCCGTTCTAACAag GTTATTTGGGTATGTATACTGTGCCGTAAGAAACAAGAGTTATTATCAAAAACTGGACAATGGATCCACAAAAGTGCTGGCCAGGACTCAATGTTATGGCGTATGGAAAATGATCTAAGAGGTCTGCCACCACAGCCAGACGGATCATTTGATAAAAGACCAAAACTAGAACGGGCACACAGCGCCGCAGAGAAAGAAAATCTGCCACTTCAGAGATCTGGCAGCGCTCTCCGTCGCCAGTACAGTCAACAAGAGCAAAGGTGTTACGGTGAACTTGAAGGATTGGCTAGAACTCATCCGCATCTAGTACACCCGAGACAAAAGGCTGCATACGGGGTGGTCGAGACGGGGGTAACTCCCTCCACCCAGTTGTTGCCGCTCACGCCAGCGTCACACCCCCTCCTCCCGCCTCGGTCTTCCTCTTCGGATGACGAAGTTCCCGAGTGTGTTTCCGACGAAAACGACGAGTATCGTGATCGCG GTACAAATAATGATAAGAGCAGTTCCGAGAGTTCCAGAAGCCAGCGTCAGACGATGTTAAACGAGAAAATGAATAAATTCTTATCG TTCCCGCTGAGCTGGCAGGTGTCCGCGGACGGCACTCGCATGATCGGTCACATGGTGCTCCGGAAGAGCGTCGTGGAAGGGAGCTCACACTCTTCAGCGGCTATCCTCGGTCTGAAGGTGGTGGGAGGGAAACTGCTCCCGGACGGCACGAGGGTCGCGGTGGTGGAAAAGGTCAAAAAAGGTTCCATTGCTGACTTAGAAGGACAGCTTAGAATAG GTGACGAGGTCCTGCAATGGAACGGGGTGCCTCTCCAAGGGCGGAGCGCGGACGAGGTGGCGGCGGTTGTAGCTGACAGTAAGCACGACTTGCACGTGGAGTTAGTGGTATCCCGGCCGCTGACTGCCACGCGCACACCCGCTGTGCCGTGGAGAACACACAAAG TATACACGGAAGTGATGGGGGGTTGCGAGAAGCCCAGCGTCCTGGTGACGTCACCGGGCTCCCCTGACGTGCACTCGCGGCGCCGACCCGCTAGATACAACCACCATAACGCTAATGTTGCTGGACGCATTCAG CTGAAAATATACTTCGACGTGACCGCAACGCAGCTGTGTGTCACCGTAGTATCAGCGAGCGGACTCACACCTCGGCCCGACGGTTCCCCTAGATGCCCTTATGCTAAAATATTCCTACTGCCCGATAAAAGCGAGAAGAGCAAGCGAAGAACGAAAACCTTAGCCAACACATTAGAACCGCGATGGaatcaaaactttatttattgcgGCATTCGAATTACCGACATAAAGAGAAGAACTTTGGAG GTTACCGTGTGGGATTTAAATCGTTACGGCCCAAACGATTTTCTCGGCGAAGTCCTTCTGGATTTAGACACCATTGTAATGAACCATGAACCTACATGGTATACGTTGAAACCACACGAGGAGATGGGAAGCTTTAGC AGATACCGCGAAGACGAGGCAGACGGCGAGCACCTGTCCCCGCCGTCGACGTCGACGTCACGGCTGTCGGACTCCGACACGCCGAGCGAGTGCGACCTGCGGCGCCACCACTCGCTGTCCAGCCTCGCGTCCAGCTCCAGTCCGCCGCCGCCGCATGAT CGCATGGACATGGAGGGAGCGAGATCCAACCGACGCGACATGTCGCCGGCGGGCCGGGTTCGCGCTGCCGGGATGAACAGAGAACGC AGCGGCGGGTACAGCGTGGCGCGCTCGCAGTCGGCGGCGGGCGTGGCGCGGCCGGCGCGGGCTCGCAGCAAGTCGCCGCGCCGCTCGCTGTCGCCGCCCGCCGACCGCGACGGCTGGCGCTACACAG TGAACGAGGACCGGGGAGACGGGTCGCGGTTACCGACGCACGCGTACGCGCCGCGCTTCCAGTCGCGCTCAGCCACGGCCACGCCCACCACCAGTCCCAAGAAACGTCAACTACCACAAATACCTCATCACCAG GGTGGGCAGAGAGCAGTACGCGCGCAAGTGTCGGCCGACCTGGAGGAACGTAAGTGGATCGCCCCGCATCACATTGGCGCCACACTCACCTACCGCAGCACGCCACAAG GGTGGGAAAGACATTACGCAGGACTGTCGGACTCCGAGCTGGCAGCGCGGAGCGGCGGAGGTGCGGGCGCAGGCGGCTGGGCCCCGCGGCGGCGCCTGTCGCCCGACAACGCCGCGCAGGACTCCGACCTCGAGTCCGTCGCGTCCGTCACCTCCAGCGCCTTCAGCACGCAGTCCGAACGACCTCGCCCTACCAGAATGCTCAG TAATGACTATGGTGGACGGGAGAACGGACGCGGCAATGGTAGCAATCAACAGCAACAACCCCTAGAAAGACGAGAATCACGTCGGGGTCAATTTACTCGGAGTCTGAGTAACGCAGATGTACCACCGGATGAAAAAGCGG ATGGCAGCCTCAGCGATACTGCTCTCGGCGGGGCGGGTGAATTGGAACCTGCTAGTGACGACGTATTACTGAAAGCGGAACCTCGCGACTACTTCGGCCCTGGTATGGGCAAGAAAAGCAATTCCACTTCGCAACTATCAGCGACAG GACGAAAACGGAGGTTAGGTTTTGGTAAACGTGGGAAAAATTCGTTTACGGTGCAACGGAGCGAGGAAGTGGTCCCTGGCGAAATGCGCGGAGGCATGGGTGGTGTATCGCGGGCCTCCTCAGCCTCCAGCGAGAACGACGAAGACAG ATGGTCTCCTGGTATGAGAGGCTCTGGTTCGGACGGAGGCGGCTTGTCAGACTTTATCGACGGCTTAGGCCCAGGACAACTGGTCGGCAGACAGTTACTCGGCGCGCCGACGCAGGGTGACGTGCAACTGTCTATGTGTTACCAGAAAGGATTTCTCGAG GTGGAGGTAATCCGTGCTCGTGGTCTGGTATCTCAGCCGGGCAGACGGGCCCTACCTGCGCCGTACATTAAAGTGTACCTAGTGAGCGGTAAGCGCTGCATCGCCAAGGCAAAGACGAGCACGGCGCGCCGCACACTCGACCCACTTTATCAACAAACGCTAACCTTTAGAGAAAACTTTAAAGGTTGCGTATTACAG GTGACCGTGTGGGGCGACTATGGACGCATAGAGGGTAAAAAGGTGTTTATGGGCGTGGCTCAAATCATGCTCGATGACCTTAACCTCTCTAACATCGTCATAGGATGGTACAAACTCTTCGGAACTACTTCATTG taa
- the LOC124641216 gene encoding regulating synaptic membrane exocytosis protein 2-like isoform X11, with product MADMPDLSHLTPEERAIIEGVMMRQRQEEQREHEIMRRKQDEVTVLEQTIRTRNEMHRAAGVELAATCHICLKTKFADGVGHSCHYCRVRCCARCGGKVTLRSNKVIWVCILCRKKQELLSKTGQWIHKSAGQDSMLWRMENDLRGLPPQPDGSFDKRPKLERAHSAAEKENLPLQRSGSALRRQYSQQEQRCYGELEGLARTHPHLVHPRQKAAYGVVETGVTPSTQLLPLTPASHPLLPPRSSSSDDEVPECVSDENDEYRDRGTNNDKSSSESSRSQRQTMLNEKMNKFLSFPLSWQVSADGTRMIGHMVLRKSVVEGSSHSSAAILGLKVVGGKLLPDGTRVAVVEKVKKGSIADLEGQLRIGDEVLQWNGVPLQGRSADEVAAVVADSKHDLHVELVVSRPLTATRTPAVPWRTHKEVYTEVMGGCEKPSVLVTSPGSPDVHSRRRPARYNHHNANVAGRIQLKIYFDVTATQLCVTVVSASGLTPRPDGSPRCPYAKIFLLPDKSEKSKRRTKTLANTLEPRWNQNFIYCGIRITDIKRRTLEVTVWDLNRYGPNDFLGEVLLDLDTIVMNHEPTWYTLKPHEEMGSFSRYREDEADGEHLSPPSTSTSRLSDSDTPSECDLRRHHSLSSLASSSSPPPPHDRMDMEGARSNRRDMSPAGRVRAAGMNRERSGGYSVARSQSAAGVARPARARSKSPRRSLSPPADRDGWRYTVNEDRGDGSRLPTHAYAPRFQSRSATATPTTSPKKRQLPQIPHHQGGQRAVRAQVSADLEERKWIAPHHIGATLTYRSTPQGWERHYAGLSDSELAARSGGGAGAGGWAPRRRLSPDNAAQDSDLESVASVTSSAFSTQSERPRPTRMLSNDYGGRENGRGNGSNQQQQPLERRESRRGQFTRSLSNADVPPDEKADGSLSDTALGGAGELEPASDDVLLKAEPRDYFGPGMGKKSNSTSQLSATGRKRRLGFGKRGKNSFTVQRSEEVVPGEMRGGMGGVSRASSASSENDEDRWSPGMRGSGSDGGGLSDFIDGLGPGQLVGRQLLGAPTQGDVQLSMCYQKGFLEVEVIRARGLVSQPGRRALPAPYIKVYLVSGKRCIAKAKTSTARRTLDPLYQQTLTFRENFKGCVLQVTVWGDYGRIEGKKVFMGVAQIMLDDLNLSNIVIGWYKLFGTTSL from the exons ATGGCCGACATGCCGGACCTCTCGCACCTCACGCCCGAGGAGCGCGCCATCATCGAAGGCGTCATGATGCGACAGCGCCAGGAGGAGCAGCGCGAGCACGAGATCATGAG ACGTAAGCAAGATGAAGTCACAGTGCTGGAGCAGACGATCCGGACTCGCAATGAGATGCACCGCGCCGCCGGCGTAGAGCTCGCAGCCACCTGCCACATCTGCCTCAAGACTAAGTTCGCGGACGGCGTCGGCCACTCGTGCCATTACTGCCGAGTGAGGTGCTGCGCTCGGTGCGGGGGCAAAGTTACTCTCCGTTCTAACAag GTTATTTGGGTATGTATACTGTGCCGTAAGAAACAAGAGTTATTATCAAAAACTGGACAATGGATCCACAAAAGTGCTGGCCAGGACTCAATGTTATGGCGTATGGAAAATGATCTAAGAGGTCTGCCACCACAGCCAGACGGATCATTTGATAAAAGACCAAAACTAGAACGGGCACACAGCGCCGCAGAGAAAGAAAATCTGCCACTTCAGAGATCTGGCAGCGCTCTCCGTCGCCAGTACAGTCAACAAGAGCAAAGGTGTTACGGTGAACTTGAAGGATTGGCTAGAACTCATCCGCATCTAGTACACCCGAGACAAAAGGCTGCATACGGGGTGGTCGAGACGGGGGTAACTCCCTCCACCCAGTTGTTGCCGCTCACGCCAGCGTCACACCCCCTCCTCCCGCCTCGGTCTTCCTCTTCGGATGACGAAGTTCCCGAGTGTGTTTCCGACGAAAACGACGAGTATCGTGATCGCG GTACAAATAATGATAAGAGCAGTTCCGAGAGTTCCAGAAGCCAGCGTCAGACGATGTTAAACGAGAAAATGAATAAATTCTTATCG TTCCCGCTGAGCTGGCAGGTGTCCGCGGACGGCACTCGCATGATCGGTCACATGGTGCTCCGGAAGAGCGTCGTGGAAGGGAGCTCACACTCTTCAGCGGCTATCCTCGGTCTGAAGGTGGTGGGAGGGAAACTGCTCCCGGACGGCACGAGGGTCGCGGTGGTGGAAAAGGTCAAAAAAGGTTCCATTGCTGACTTAGAAGGACAGCTTAGAATAG GTGACGAGGTCCTGCAATGGAACGGGGTGCCTCTCCAAGGGCGGAGCGCGGACGAGGTGGCGGCGGTTGTAGCTGACAGTAAGCACGACTTGCACGTGGAGTTAGTGGTATCCCGGCCGCTGACTGCCACGCGCACACCCGCTGTGCCGTGGAGAACACACAAAG AAGTATACACGGAAGTGATGGGGGGTTGCGAGAAGCCCAGCGTCCTGGTGACGTCACCGGGCTCCCCTGACGTGCACTCGCGGCGCCGACCCGCTAGATACAACCACCATAACGCTAATGTTGCTGGACGCATTCAG CTGAAAATATACTTCGACGTGACCGCAACGCAGCTGTGTGTCACCGTAGTATCAGCGAGCGGACTCACACCTCGGCCCGACGGTTCCCCTAGATGCCCTTATGCTAAAATATTCCTACTGCCCGATAAAAGCGAGAAGAGCAAGCGAAGAACGAAAACCTTAGCCAACACATTAGAACCGCGATGGaatcaaaactttatttattgcgGCATTCGAATTACCGACATAAAGAGAAGAACTTTGGAG GTTACCGTGTGGGATTTAAATCGTTACGGCCCAAACGATTTTCTCGGCGAAGTCCTTCTGGATTTAGACACCATTGTAATGAACCATGAACCTACATGGTATACGTTGAAACCACACGAGGAGATGGGAAGCTTTAGC AGATACCGCGAAGACGAGGCAGACGGCGAGCACCTGTCCCCGCCGTCGACGTCGACGTCACGGCTGTCGGACTCCGACACGCCGAGCGAGTGCGACCTGCGGCGCCACCACTCGCTGTCCAGCCTCGCGTCCAGCTCCAGTCCGCCGCCGCCGCATGAT CGCATGGACATGGAGGGAGCGAGATCCAACCGACGCGACATGTCGCCGGCGGGCCGGGTTCGCGCTGCCGGGATGAACAGAGAACGC AGCGGCGGGTACAGCGTGGCGCGCTCGCAGTCGGCGGCGGGCGTGGCGCGGCCGGCGCGGGCTCGCAGCAAGTCGCCGCGCCGCTCGCTGTCGCCGCCCGCCGACCGCGACGGCTGGCGCTACACAG TGAACGAGGACCGGGGAGACGGGTCGCGGTTACCGACGCACGCGTACGCGCCGCGCTTCCAGTCGCGCTCAGCCACGGCCACGCCCACCACCAGTCCCAAGAAACGTCAACTACCACAAATACCTCATCACCAG GGTGGGCAGAGAGCAGTACGCGCGCAAGTGTCGGCCGACCTGGAGGAACGTAAGTGGATCGCCCCGCATCACATTGGCGCCACACTCACCTACCGCAGCACGCCACAAG GGTGGGAAAGACATTACGCAGGACTGTCGGACTCCGAGCTGGCAGCGCGGAGCGGCGGAGGTGCGGGCGCAGGCGGCTGGGCCCCGCGGCGGCGCCTGTCGCCCGACAACGCCGCGCAGGACTCCGACCTCGAGTCCGTCGCGTCCGTCACCTCCAGCGCCTTCAGCACGCAGTCCGAACGACCTCGCCCTACCAGAATGCTCAG TAATGACTATGGTGGACGGGAGAACGGACGCGGCAATGGTAGCAATCAACAGCAACAACCCCTAGAAAGACGAGAATCACGTCGGGGTCAATTTACTCGGAGTCTGAGTAACGCAGATGTACCACCGGATGAAAAAGCGG ATGGCAGCCTCAGCGATACTGCTCTCGGCGGGGCGGGTGAATTGGAACCTGCTAGTGACGACGTATTACTGAAAGCGGAACCTCGCGACTACTTCGGCCCTGGTATGGGCAAGAAAAGCAATTCCACTTCGCAACTATCAGCGACAG GACGAAAACGGAGGTTAGGTTTTGGTAAACGTGGGAAAAATTCGTTTACGGTGCAACGGAGCGAGGAAGTGGTCCCTGGCGAAATGCGCGGAGGCATGGGTGGTGTATCGCGGGCCTCCTCAGCCTCCAGCGAGAACGACGAAGACAG ATGGTCTCCTGGTATGAGAGGCTCTGGTTCGGACGGAGGCGGCTTGTCAGACTTTATCGACGGCTTAGGCCCAGGACAACTGGTCGGCAGACAGTTACTCGGCGCGCCGACGCAGGGTGACGTGCAACTGTCTATGTGTTACCAGAAAGGATTTCTCGAG GTGGAGGTAATCCGTGCTCGTGGTCTGGTATCTCAGCCGGGCAGACGGGCCCTACCTGCGCCGTACATTAAAGTGTACCTAGTGAGCGGTAAGCGCTGCATCGCCAAGGCAAAGACGAGCACGGCGCGCCGCACACTCGACCCACTTTATCAACAAACGCTAACCTTTAGAGAAAACTTTAAAGGTTGCGTATTACAG GTGACCGTGTGGGGCGACTATGGACGCATAGAGGGTAAAAAGGTGTTTATGGGCGTGGCTCAAATCATGCTCGATGACCTTAACCTCTCTAACATCGTCATAGGATGGTACAAACTCTTCGGAACTACTTCATTG taa